The following proteins come from a genomic window of Ailuropoda melanoleuca isolate Jingjing chromosome 2, ASM200744v2, whole genome shotgun sequence:
- the RPRD2 gene encoding LOW QUALITY PROTEIN: regulation of nuclear pre-mRNA domain-containing protein 2 (The sequence of the model RefSeq protein was modified relative to this genomic sequence to represent the inferred CDS: deleted 1 base in 1 codon), with protein MAAGGGGGSSKASSSSASSAGALESSLDRKFQSVTNTMESIQGLSSWCIENKKHHTTIVYHWMKWLRRSAYPHRLNLFYLANDVIQNCKRKNAIIFRESFADVLPEAAALVKDPSVSKSIERIFKIWEDRNVYPEEMIVALREALSTTFKTQKQLKENLNKQPNKQWKKSQTSTNPKAALKSKIVAEFRSQALIEELLLYKRSEDQIELKEKQLSTMRVDVCSTETLKCLKDKTGGKKFSKEFEEASSKLEEFVNGLDKQVKNGPSLTEALENAGIFYEAQYKEVKVVANAYKTFANRVNNLKKKLDQLKSTLPDPEESPVPSPSMDAPSPTGSESPFQGMGGEESQSPAMESEKSATPEPVTDNRDVEDMELSDVEDDGSKIIVEDRKEKPVEKSAVSTSISTKPTESISKASSCTPVPATMTATPPLPKPVNTSLLSPSPALALPNLANVDLAKISSILSSLTSVMKNTGVSPASRPSPGTPTSPSNLSSGLKTPAPAPTTSHNPLANILSKVEITPESILSALSKTQTQSAPALQGLSSLLQSVTGNPVPASEAVTQSTSASPANTTVSSIKGRNLPSNTQSFIPKSFSYSPNSSTSEVSSTSASKASIGQSPGLPSTTFKLPSNSLGFTGTHTTNPAAPPTEVAMCQSSEISKPKLESESTSPSLEMKIHNFLKGNPGFSGLNLNIPILSSLGSSAPAESHPSDFQRGPTSTSIDNIDGTPVRDERSGTPTQDEMMDKPTSSSVDTMSLLSKIISPGSSTPSSTRSPPPGREESYPRELSNSVPTYRPFGLGSESPYKQPSDGMERPSSLMDSSQEKFYPDTSFQEDEDYRDFEYSGPPPSAMMNLEKKPAKSILKSSKLSDTAEYQPILSSYSHRAQEFGVKSAFPPSVRALLDSSENCDRLSSSPGLFGAFSIRGNEPGSDRSPSPSKNDSFFTPDSNHNSLSQSTTGHLGLPQKQYPDPPHPVPHRSLFSPQNTLAAPTGHPPTPGVEKVLAPTISTTSTIEFKNMLKNASRKPSDDKHFGQAPSKGTSSDGVGLSNLAQPSLTATDQQQQEEHYRIETRVSSSCLDLPDSTEEKGAPIETLGYHNASNRRMSGEPIQTVESVRVPGKGNRGHGREASRVGWFDLSTSGSSFDNGPSSASELASLGGGGSGGLTGFKAAPYKERAPQFQESVGSFRSNSFNSTFEHHLPPSPLEHGTPFQREPVGPSSAPPAPPKDHGGIFSRDAPTHLPSVDLSNPFTKEAALSHAAPPPPPGEHSGVPFPTPPPPPPPGEHSSGGSGVPFSTPPPPPPPVDHSGVVPFPAPPLAEHGVAGAVAVFPKDHSSLLQGTLAEHFGVLPGPRDHGGPTQRDLNGPGLSRVRESLSLPSHSLEHLGPAHGGGGGGGNNSSSGPHLGPSHRDAINRSGMILRNPRPDFRPREPFLSRDPFHSLKRPRPPFARGPPFFAPKRPFFPPRY; from the exons GGATCCATCTGTCTCTAAGTCTATAGAACGAATCTTCAAAATCTGGGAAGATAGAAATGTGTACCCAGAAGAAATGATTGTGGCATTGAGAGAAGCTTTga GTACCACTTTCAAAACTCAGAAGCAgctgaaagaaaatctgaacaaacaaCCGAATAAGCAGTGGAAGAAATCACAAA CATCCACGAATCCAAAAGCTGCTCTCAAGTCTAAGATAGTTGCAGAATTTCGA TCCCAGGCCCTCATTGAAGAGCTGTTGCTGTACAAGCGCTCAGAAGATCAGATAGAATTGAAGGAGAAGCAGCTGTCAACCATGAGGGTGGATGTATGCAGCACAGAAACTCTCAAATGTTTAAAAG ATAAGACAGGTGGAAAGAAGTTCTCCAAAGAATTTGAAGAAGCAAGTTCCAAGCTGGAGGAATTTGTGAATGGATTAGATAAGCAGGTGAAAAATGGGCCCTCACTAACAGAAGCACTGGAAAATGCTGGAATTTTCTATGAAGCACAGTACAAAGAAGTAAAAGTGGTGGCCAAT gCGTATAAAACCTTCGCTAATCGAGtgaacaatttaaagaaaaaactggatCAATTGAAGTCAACCCTTCCTGATCCTGAAGAATCACCAGTCCCTTCCCCAAGCATGGATGCTCCTTCTCCAACTGGTTCTGAGTCTCCTTTTCAGGGAATGGGAGGTGAGGAGTCCCAATCACCAGCCATGGAGAGTGAGAAATCTGCCACACCTGAGCCTGTGACAGATAATCGTGATGTAGAAGACATGGAACTTTCAGATGTGGAAGATGATGGGTCAAAAATCATTG TggaggacaggaaggaaaaaCCTGTGGAGAAGTCAGCTGTATCTACTTCCATATCTACAAAGCCAACAGAAAGTATCTCAAAGGCCTCTTCATGTACCCCAGTGCCTGCGACCATGACAGCAACCCCACCTCTTCCAAAGCCTGTGAATACTTCTCTCCTGTCCCCTTCTCCAGCGTTGGCTTTGCCAAACCTGGCTAATGTGGATCTGGCAAAGATCAGTTCTATCCTTAGCAGCCTAACATCAGTCATGAAAAATACTG GGGTCAGTCCTGCATCAAGACCTTCTCCAGGAACTCCTACAAGTCCCAGCAACCTCAGCAGTGGCCTAAAAACACCTGCACCTGCCCCGACAACATCTCACAATCCTCTGGCAAATATCCTCTCAAAGGTGGAGATCACCCCAGAGAGcattctctctgctctttctaaAACCCAGACGCAGTCAGCCCCAGCACTGCAAG GCCTTTCATCTTTACTTCAGAGTGTTACTGGGAACCCAGTCCCGGCCAGTGAAGCTGTAACCCAGAGCACTTCAGCTTCCCCTGCCAACACCACAGTCTCTAGcataaaaggaagaaatctgCCCTCCAATACGCAATCCTTTATTCCCAAAAGCTTCAGCTATTCTCCTAATTCATCAACTTCTGAAGTCTCTTCCACATCGGCCAGCAAGGCCTCAATTGGGCAAAGCCCAGGGCTCCCAAGCACTACTTTTAAGCTACCATCCAACTCTCTTGGGTTTACAGGAACCCACACTACTAACCCTGCTGCCCCACCTACTGAAGTTGCCATGTGCCAGTCTTCAGAGATCTCCAAGCCAAAGCTGGAGTCCGAGTCCACATCTCCAAGCCTGGAAATGAAGATCCACAACTTCTTAAAAGGTAATCCTGGTTTCAGTGGCTTAAACTTAAACATCCCAATCCTGAGCAGCTTGGGGTCCAGTGCCCCAGCAGAAAGCCACCCCTCAGACTTCCAGCGTGGCCCTACTAGCACGTCAATCGACAACATTGACGGAACCCCTGTGCGGGATGAAAGGAGTGGGACGCCCACCCAGGATGAGATGATGGACAAGCCCACATCCAGCAGTGTAGACACCATGTCCCTGCTTTCTAAGATCATTAGCCCTGGTTCCTCAACACCCAGCAGTACAAGATCACCACCCCCTGGGAGAGAGGAAAGCTACCCCCGGGAACTCTCCAATTCTGTACCTACATATCGACCTTTTGGCCTGGGCAGTGAATCACCCTATAAGCAGCCTTCTGATGGAATGGAGAGACCATCTTCCCTGATGGACTCTTCACAGGAAAAATTCTACCCAGATACTTCTTTCCAGGAAGATGAGGATTACCGAGATTTTGAGTATTCAGGGCCTCCGCCCTCTGCCATGATGAACCTAGAGAAGAAGCCAGCCAAGTCTATCCTGAAGTCAAGCAAGCTTTCCGATACCGCCGAATACCAGCCAATCCTCTCCAGTTATAGCCACAGGGCCCAAGAATTCGGGGTAAAGTCTGCCTTCCCTCCATCTGTAAGGGCCCTCCTGGACTCTAGTGAGAATTGTGACcgtctctcctcttcccctgggcTATTTGGTGCCTTCAGCATAAGAGGGAATGAACCAGGGTCTGACCGGTCACCATCACCGAGTAAGAATGATTCATTTTTCACCCCTGACTCCAACCACAATAGCTTGTCTCAGTCTACCACTGGGCATCTCGGTTTGCCACAGAAGCAGTACCCAGACCCTCCTCACCCAGTCCCACATCGTTCCCTTTTCTCTCCGCAGAATACCCTTGCCGCTCCCACGGGCCACCCACCCACACCAGGCGTGGAGAAAGTCCTGGCCCCCACCATTTCCACCACGTCGACGATTGAGTTTAAGAATATGCTTAAAAACGCCTCCCGAAAGCCCTCAGATGATAAGCATTTTGGCCAGGCACCCAGCAAGGGCACTTCAAGTGATGGTGTTGGTCTCTCAAACCTCGCCCAGCCCAGCTTGACAGCCACTGACCAGCAGCAGCAAGAAGAGCACTACCGCATAGAAACCCGAGTCTCCTCCTCCTGCTTAGACTTGCCTGATAGCACCGAAGAGAAGGGGGCCCCTATAGAAACCTTGGGTTATCATAATGCATCCAATAGGAGGATGTCAGGGGAGCCAATACAGACCGTAGAGTCCGTCCGAGTTCCTGGGAAGGGGAATAGAGGACACGGGCGCGAGGCTTCAAGGGTGGGTTGGTTTGATCTGAGCACCTCAGGCAGCTCCTTTGACAATGGCCCCTCAAGTGCCTCTGAGTTGGCatcccttgggggtgggggcagcggaGGCCTCACTGGCTTTAAAGCGGCACCATACAAGGAACGGGCACCCCAATTTCAGGAAAGTGTCGGCAGCTTCCGTTCCAACAGTTTCAACTCAACATTTGAGCATCATCTCCCCCCGTCCCCCTTGGAACATGGGACACCTTTCCAGAGAGAGCCAGTGGGGCCATCatctgccccacctgcccctcctaaGGATCATGGTGGTATCTTCTCTCGAGATGCACCCACTCATCTACCCTCTGTGGATCTTTCGAACCCCTTCACAAAGGAGGCGGCCCTGTCCCATgccgccccaccccctcctcctggaGAGCACAGCGGAgttcctttccccaccccaccccctcctccaccccctgggGAACATAGCAGTGGTGGGAGTGGTGTTCCCTTTTctaccccaccccctcctccaccccccgtTGACCACTCTGGGGTTGTACCCTTCCCAGCCCCGCCACTGGCAGAGCACGGAGTGGCG GGAGCTGTGGCAGTATTTCCCAAGGACCATAGTTCCCTCCTTCAAGGGACCCTGGCTGAGCATTTTGGGGtgctcccaggacccagggaccatgGAGGCCCCACCCAACGGGACCTCAACGGCCCTGGCCTTAGCCGTGTACGAGAGAGCCTCAGCCTACCCTCCCATTCTTTGGAGCACCTGGGCCCAGCtcatggaggaggaggtgggggaggcaaCAACAGCAGCAGTGGCCCCCACTTGGGTCCCTCACACAGAGACGCCATCAACCGGAGTGGTATGATTTTGCGGAATCCCCGGCCAGACTTTCGGCCTAGGGAACCTTTTCTCAGCAGAGACCCGTTCCACAGTCTAAAGAGACCCAGGCCACCTTTTGCTAGGGGCCCTCCGTTCTTTGCACCAAAACGCCCATTCTTCCCTCCCAGGTACTGA